The uncultured Desulfatiglans sp. DNA window CTCGCGGAGGACGCTTGTCGCGGCCTGATCGACCCGAAAGGTCACCTCGTCGTAAACGACCTTGTAGACGTTCCTCGCCTGCCAGGCGGTCGTGATGCCCGCCTTGACATCCGCCGCGACCGCTGCGGGATCCCTTTCGAGCACATCGCCGTAGCCGGCCCCTCCTCCCGCCGCAATCAGGAACACATCCCCCTCCTCATAGGGCCTGAAGGAGGTGACGACCTGGTGCATCTCGTGGACGCCTCCAAGGCTCTCCCCCTTCTCGAGCTCCAGGAGGCTCGACGGGATGGCCGGGCTGCTTTCGGCCCACAACCGATTCAGGCCCGGCTTCCGGATGGAGTGCACCGCCGGCGTCGCGGCGGCATAGCCGCCGAACAGCCCGGTGCAGGAGGGGAATTTGGACCCGAAGCCGAGGGAGCCCATGAACACGAGCGGCACCTTGTGCACGACGAGGCCGTATCCCAAGCCGTTTCCCCCGCGGTATCTGCCCATGCCGTGGTTCTGAAAGAGGTTTCGGAAGAGGTAGACGAACGGCCTGTCCGCCTCGGTCGTCTCCACATCGCTGCAGTCGCTCATCGTCGCGAAAAAGGAGCCGGCCACGTCCACGCCGTCCATATCCGGGCGCGCACCGCAGCCGGTCCCGTTCATCTCGGCGGAGATGTCGGCCATGGGCTCGCCCCACTGGTTGAATCCGCCGTAGAGCGCAAAGCCGAAGCCCGTGTACCACGGGGCGACCGCGTGCAGGCGGTCCTGGCTGTAGATGAGCTTCGCCCCGACATGGAAAAAAGACTGGGAAAACGCCGTCTGAATGAAGGGCGCGACGCCGGTGGGCGTCTCACCCGAGGCGTTCACCAGGCTGTTCTCGGGGAACTCCCATTCCAGGATGTCGAGCAGCGCGTTGTTCGCCGGCAGATCGTGAAGGAACCACCCGCACAGATAGACCATCGCCAGACCGATCACCCCCTGAAAGTAGGTGTTCAGCGGCTTGTCGGGGATCGTCGGGGAGCTGTCCCTGAGGTTCAGCCTCATGGTCTCGCCCCGCTTTTCCAGCTCGAGGTTCAGTTTGATGAGGCTCGAATCCTCCCCCGCACAGTCCATGAAGACCTGGTGGCGAAACATGCCGTCGGGCAGTTCGGCCACCTTCTTCCTGGCCGCCTCCGCCGTGTCCGCCAGAATCTTTCGGAGACCGCCGATAAAGAGATCCACGCCCTTTTTCTCGAGGACGTTCAGGATCCGGCGCTGCGCGATCCGGCAGGCGGCCAGCCGCGCCTTGAGGTCCAGGATGAACGTGCGCGGGTCCCTGCCTGCGTTGGCGAACATGTTCAACAGGTCTTCCCGCAGGGTGTAGTTCTCGCCGATCTTCAGCGGCGGGACGAGGAAGCCTTCGTCATAACGTGAACGCGACGTGGTGGGGGAGCCTCCGGGCTCTGTGGAGCCGTTCTCCCCCGTGTGGACGACCGCCCCGGTGAAGCAGACGAGCCTGCCCTGGTAGAAGATGGGCACGGCGACGCCCATGTCTCCGCCGTGGACACCGCAGTAAAACGGGTCGTTGAAGAAGAAGGAATCGCCCTCCTTGACCTGCACCGACGGCTCATTGAGCCAGTGCTTCACGATGTACTTGATCGGGATCTGCCCGAGGGCGGCGTGGAAAAAGATGCCGGTTGCGCAGACCGCCAGATCCCCCTGCGCGGTGTAGATCCCGAAGGCCACATCCCCCCAGCGCATGCCGGCGCTCGCGCCCAGCTTCTGGGTGGTCTCCTTCCCCTCGAGGGCGATCATGTTGACCTTGTGGCTGAAAATCTCGAGCTCGACCGGGTCCAGCTTCTCCATGGCCCGGGCTTCATCAGGCGTGATCGGCTCCGGCCGCAGCCGCTGCACGACCTCATAGTCTCTGCCGTAGGTGTTCACTTTCATCATCCCTCCTTCCGATCGTCAAGAAAGCTTGCGGGCCGGATCTTCGGCGACAACCTCGCCCGGGCGGTCTCCCGCCGGCTCCAACAGCCCCTGTCCATAGGGGTCCAGGGTGAATCGCCAACCCGGATTGATGACCCCCGTCGTCTCCCTGGCCTCGATCACCGCAGGCCCGGGGATCACATCGCCGGGCATGAGATCCTCGAAGACATAGATCCCCGTATCGACGAACCGCCCCAGGTCGACGAAATAGACGGGGCGGGTCTCCTTGCGTGCGGCTCCGGGGGTCTTTCGGCCGGCCCCCTCCGCAGGGCTCAGCTCGAGATGGCGGGTGGAGACGCTCGCCTTCAGGAAGAAATTCTCCACCTGGATGCCGCCCTGCGGAAATGCGGCCTCCGGCGAATAGGTCCTGGCGTAGGTCTCCCCGAAGGCGTCGCAGATGTCCTTCACATCCTGGAGGGAGCCGATCTCGAGGTGGGGCGATTCAAGCTTGGTGTAGTTGTACTGCATCCCGTAGCGCATCTCCAGTTCGAGCACGAACTGGATCTCCGCCTCCGATGAACCTTCCATCTTCAGATCTCGAAGCGCCAGATCCTTCAGTTCCCGCACGACGCTGTTGAAGGCCTCGTAGTCCTCCGTGTAGGCCTGGGTCGCGTACTGGAACAGCTTGATCGTCCGCGTCCGGTCGAAGACCTGCATGACATCGACCGTGGATGCCCCGAAGGCGCCGAAAACCGGGGAAAAGGGCGACATGATGACCTTTTTGATCTCCAGATAGGGTGCGATGTCGAGGGCATGACAGGGGCCCGCCCCGCCGCAGGCCAGGAGCACGAATTCCCGCGGGTCGTAGCCTTTGAGGACGACCTCGTTGAAGACCTCCTGCCCCATCTTCGCGTCGATGATACGCCGGATCCTCGCCGCCGCCTCCACCACGTCGATCCCGAGCGGGTCGGCGATCTTTTCACGGATCGCCTTCTCGGCCAGTTCTTTCTTGAGCTGCATCTTTCCGCCCAGGTAGTTGTCGGGATTGAGGTAGCCGAGGACGAGGTCCGCATCGGTCACCGTCGGCTCGGAGCCGCCCTGATCATAGCACGCGGGACCGGGCATCGAACCGGCGGACTGAGGGCCGACCTCCAGCCTGTCGCCGAAGAGGGTGTTGATCCAGGCGATGGAGCCTCCCCCCGCGCCGATCGACTTGACCTCGATCGCCGGGATGTTCGTGCGCCATCGGTCGATGACCGGAATGAAATCGTAGGTCTTGATCTGGCCGTCCGACACGACCCCGATGTCGTAGGATGTCCCCCCCATGTCCGTGAAGATGAGGTTGTCCATACCGTACATCCCACCGATGTACCGGCTGCCGTGCAGACCGGCCACGGGCCCGGCGTTGTAGGTGAGGATCGCGCGCGTCCGGGTCACCTTCTTCATCCCCCCGACGTTCTGGACGAGCGCCAGGGGTTGGCTGTACCCGTTGTCCTTGAGCTCCCAGATGAGCCTCGTCAACTCCTCGCCCATGACGCTGTGGATGTAGGCGTTGACGGTCGTCGTCGTGAAGCGGGTGTACTCGCCCATCTTGGGTGAAATGCTGTGGGAGAGAAAGACCGGCATCGAACCGAGATAGTCCTCCGGGTATTCCTCTTCGATGATCTGCTTCACCATCGCCTCATGGACCGGGTTGTAGCAGGACCACATGAGGCAGACGACATAGCCCATCGCGCCGTTTTCCATCAGGCGCTGCAGATTATCGAGCACATCGTCCCTCTTCAACGGCATGATCACGTTCCCGAAGGAGTCGATCCGCTCGCGCAGGCCCACGATCATATCCCGAGAAATCAGGGGCTCCGGCTTCTGGATACGGGCCAGGTTCTTGGTCTCATGCCCGAACAATCCGTCCGCCCAGGATCGCCCGCGCCCGATGGCAATGGTGTCCTCGAACCCGGCCGTCGTGATCAGCCCGAGTTTCGGGCCGGTCCGTTCGATCAGGGCGTTGGTCCCCAGGGTCGTGCAGTAGCGGATCGATTCGCAGCCGTTCATGAATTTCTTCAACGGCAGATTGAAATCCTTTGCCAGCTCCCGCAGGCCCCTCATGAAGCCGACAGAAAGATCGTAGTGGGTGGTCGGTGATTTCGTGATCGCAAAACGACCGCCATCCTGTTCCGCAAAAAAATCGGTGAAGGTCCCGCCGATGTCCACTTCGACTGTGTAGCTCATCTTCCCCCTCCTGTCGGTATGCCGTGTCTCTGCTTCAGCGCGTCGATATCCAGTTCTATATCGTGGGTGATCGGATGGCCGGGCGGGAGATACTGATTCTCGACCATCAGGCCGCATTGCGGACAATAGAATTCTATGATTCGACACCACTCGGGGTCGGGGGCGTAGGTGTACGCGGCATCCTTCGCCAGAGGCTCGTGGATCTCCTCGGGCATCCTTTCCCGCACCAGGCAGCCCTTCTTGTAGTTGTCCCGGGCACTGACCAACTCCCGGTTACACCGGTTGCAGCACCACATCTCCTTTTCGAGATCGATATCAAGCGCGTCGGTTATTCTGATCTTCATGCTGTCGCCTCCTCGAAAATCCCGTTGCAGTAGGCATCCACCGTGTAGGTCCAACCCTCCCTCACCACGTAGGTGGTATCGACGGCCTCGACGATCGCCGGCCCTTCGACCACATTTCCGGGCATCAGTTTGCCCCTGTCGTAGAGGGGCGTCTCGATAAACCCATCCTCGCTCCAACAGACCTCTCGCGCGCCCATGCGGGCCGGAGAGGGATCCCGCGCGCCAGGCTGCTGCTCCGTGATCTCGTAGTGGGGGATCGCCGCGGTGGCGTGGAGAAACACGACAGGCGAAAAGACACTTTCCGCCTCCGAGAACCTCGGCGCCTGTTTTTGGAGGGTCTCAGCCATTCCCGCCTCCCACTCGAGTCCCCTGATCCTGATCCGGCCCTCGGGCGTGTCATCCCCGGAACTCAAGAAGAATTCCACCCTGTAGCGCACGTCCGATTCGTCGAACCCCTCTCCCCGCATATCGCGTGAGGCGCCGGCATGCATCTCCTCGAGGACCCGGCTGATTTCACTCCCCGTGCTCATCCTCCCGTTCTCTTTGATCCAGTGTCCGAGGCGCCGCGAGTAGATGTGCCAGATGTCCATGCTGGAGAGCGAACACGCCGAGAAGACCGAGGCATAGCGCGGCGCGATGATCTTCCGGATGCCCGCGTGCCGGGCGAGGCCGCAGCAATGGGCCGAACCCGCACCGCCGTAGATGACGAGAACCGGATCGAGATCGGGGCGGATCGACTCGGCCGTCGCCTTGAGCTGAGCTCCCATGGTCGCATCCACAGTGTCCCTGATCGCCAACGCCGCTTCGAGCACGCTCTTGCCGGTCTGGGAGGCGACCCTGTTTTCGATCGCTTCGAAGGCCTTTTGGGCATCGAGCTGCATCTTTCCGCCGAGATAGTAGGCCGGATCGATGCACCCGAGGACGATGTCGGCATCGGTCACCGTCGCGTTCGTCCCCCCGAGGCCGAAGCAGGCAGGTCCCGGAAGCGCCCCGGCCGACTGCGGACCCACCTGAAGGCGCCCTTTGCGCACGCTCGCAATGGACCCTCCGCCCGCCCCGATGGCCTTGATGGCGACCATTGGCGTGCTGAGGGCAAGGCCCTCCACATCCGGCTTCAGGGTGAAGTTGGGCTGTCCGTTCATCACGATGCCCATGTCGAAGGAGGTGCCGCCCATATCGCCGGAGACGAGCTTCGGGACGTTGTAGAGCCGCGCGAGCGCCGCGACGCCCATGAGGCCCGCGGCGGGCCCGGAGTTGTAGGTGTTGATCGCCCTCGTCTTGGACACCCGCGCGACGCCGCCCGTGGCATGCACGATCAGCAGGGGGCGGCTGTAGAACCGTTTGCGCAGATCCTCTCCGGCCTTGTAGAGGAACTTGACGAGCCGGGCGTGGATGTAGGCATTGACCACAGCGGTGTTGATCCGCTCCTGGTCACCGGGCAGCTGGCTGACATCGGATGCGAGAAACACCGGCACCGATCCGAGATAATCCCGCGGGTATTCCTCCTTGATCCAGCTCCGCGCCCGCCGTTCGTGAACGGGGTTGTAGACCGAATTCCCCAGACAGACAACGAGGCATCGGGCGCCCTGATCGAGCAGTTCCTGGGCCGATCTCAGCACCTCCTCCCGGTCGAGGACCTCCTTTTCGTTCCCTTCTTCATCGACCTCCCCTGTCAGGGTTCGAACCATCTCCGGGTAAACGAGGGGCGAATCATCCTCGTCGTTCACCACCTCGAGACCCTCCTCCCGGCCCCGGCTCAACAGAAGACCGATCTTGGTCCCGTTCCTTTCGATCAGGGTATTCGTACCGATGGTGGATGAAAATCGAATCACGTCCGTCTGCGCCAGGAGATCTTCGACTCCGATCTGGAAGGACTCGGCTCCTGATTTGATGCTATTCATCAGGCAGACGGTTAGATCATGAGGTGTCGTCGGCACTTTGACCGTGTGGACTCTGCCGCCCCCCATAAAAAATCCATCTGTAAACGTACCTCCTGTATCGATATCGATCGTGTATCCCATAACCATCCTCCCCGCTTAATTTTTCTCTGCAAATCCTTTTCAAACGATCTCCCGATGCATCGCCGCTCTCAAACCTGCATAAAACCTCCGTGGATTTCAAAGATTAGGGTTGTCCATACCGAAGGAACATCTTCCTGAAACATTTCCAGAATACCGAGAGGATCCCAGATGCCAGTCGCTCGACTGTCTCGCAGGATTTCTGGATTCAAAGCGAAACCTGTATCAAGGTTGGTGCCCATCCGGAAATAACGCCTTGTAAACAAAATAGTTTCCAGCCCGGCTGTTTCCCGCTTCGAACAACCGGCATTCCTGGCCGCAAATGAACAGGCATATGGGCATTGCGGAAAACCGGCCTCCTCCGAACGATTGCCTCCCTCCAAAACATCCGCCGCCGTGACCAAGCGCTTCGAGCAGTCCTTCCGCTGGCGGCGAGGCGCGCGGCGTTGGCTCGGAGGCTCTTTCCCCCAGAAAAAAACCGCCCAAAGAGCTGCACCGAAATTGGATCAATTGGATTGACAATCATCAATAATCGCCATTGTAAACTACTTGTTTCACGTAACTAATAAACGTATCCATGA harbors:
- a CDS encoding Hydantoinase B/oxoprolinase; the protein is MKVNTYGRDYEVVQRLRPEPITPDEARAMEKLDPVELEIFSHKVNMIALEGKETTQKLGASAGMRWGDVAFGIYTAQGDLAVCATGIFFHAALGQIPIKYIVKHWLNEPSVQVKEGDSFFFNDPFYCGVHGGDMGVAVPIFYQGRLVCFTGAVVHTGENGSTEPGGSPTTSRSRYDEGFLVPPLKIGENYTLREDLLNMFANAGRDPRTFILDLKARLAACRIAQRRILNVLEKKGVDLFIGGLRKILADTAEAARKKVAELPDGMFRHQVFMDCAGEDSSLIKLNLELEKRGETMRLNLRDSSPTIPDKPLNTYFQGVIGLAMVYLCGWFLHDLPANNALLDILEWEFPENSLVNASGETPTGVAPFIQTAFSQSFFHVGAKLIYSQDRLHAVAPWYTGFGFALYGGFNQWGEPMADISAEMNGTGCGARPDMDGVDVAGSFFATMSDCSDVETTEADRPFVYLFRNLFQNHGMGRYRGGNGLGYGLVVHKVPLVFMGSLGFGSKFPSCTGLFGGYAAATPAVHSIRKPGLNRLWAESSPAIPSSLLELEKGESLGGVHEMHQVVTSFRPYEEGDVFLIAAGGGAGYGDVLERDPAAVAADVKAGITTAWQARNVYKVVYDEVTFRVDQAATSVLREEALAERLQLGQDYETFEREWLKRRPPTGILKYYGHYPNPSQVAAA
- the apc gene encoding Acetophenone carboxylase gamma subunit, which gives rise to MSYTVEVDIGGTFTDFFAEQDGGRFAITKSPTTHYDLSVGFMRGLRELAKDFNLPLKKFMNGCESIRYCTTLGTNALIERTGPKLGLITTAGFEDTIAIGRGRSWADGLFGHETKNLARIQKPEPLISRDMIVGLRERIDSFGNVIMPLKRDDVLDNLQRLMENGAMGYVVCLMWSCYNPVHEAMVKQIIEEEYPEDYLGSMPVFLSHSISPKMGEYTRFTTTTVNAYIHSVMGEELTRLIWELKDNGYSQPLALVQNVGGMKKVTRTRAILTYNAGPVAGLHGSRYIGGMYGMDNLIFTDMGGTSYDIGVVSDGQIKTYDFIPVIDRWRTNIPAIEVKSIGAGGGSIAWINTLFGDRLEVGPQSAGSMPGPACYDQGGSEPTVTDADLVLGYLNPDNYLGGKMQLKKELAEKAIREKIADPLGIDVVEAAARIRRIIDAKMGQEVFNEVVLKGYDPREFVLLACGGAGPCHALDIAPYLEIKKVIMSPFSPVFGAFGASTVDVMQVFDRTRTIKLFQYATQAYTEDYEAFNSVVRELKDLALRDLKMEGSSEAEIQFVLELEMRYGMQYNYTKLESPHLEIGSLQDVKDICDAFGETYARTYSPEAAFPQGGIQVENFFLKASVSTRHLELSPAEGAGRKTPGAARKETRPVYFVDLGRFVDTGIYVFEDLMPGDVIPGPAVIEARETTGVINPGWRFTLDPYGQGLLEPAGDRPGEVVAEDPARKLS
- the apc gene encoding Acetophenone carboxylase beta subunit, with amino-acid sequence MKIRITDALDIDLEKEMWCCNRCNRELVSARDNYKKGCLVRERMPEEIHEPLAKDAAYTYAPDPEWCRIIEFYCPQCGLMVENQYLPPGHPITHDIELDIDALKQRHGIPTGGGR
- a CDS encoding putative bacteriochlorophyll 4-vinyl reductase (Evidence 3 : Putative function from multiple computational evidences) yields the protein MGYTIDIDTGGTFTDGFFMGGGRVHTVKVPTTPHDLTVCLMNSIKSGAESFQIGVEDLLAQTDVIRFSSTIGTNTLIERNGTKIGLLLSRGREEGLEVVNDEDDSPLVYPEMVRTLTGEVDEEGNEKEVLDREEVLRSAQELLDQGARCLVVCLGNSVYNPVHERRARSWIKEEYPRDYLGSVPVFLASDVSQLPGDQERINTAVVNAYIHARLVKFLYKAGEDLRKRFYSRPLLIVHATGGVARVSKTRAINTYNSGPAAGLMGVAALARLYNVPKLVSGDMGGTSFDMGIVMNGQPNFTLKPDVEGLALSTPMVAIKAIGAGGGSIASVRKGRLQVGPQSAGALPGPACFGLGGTNATVTDADIVLGCIDPAYYLGGKMQLDAQKAFEAIENRVASQTGKSVLEAALAIRDTVDATMGAQLKATAESIRPDLDPVLVIYGGAGSAHCCGLARHAGIRKIIAPRYASVFSACSLSSMDIWHIYSRRLGHWIKENGRMSTGSEISRVLEEMHAGASRDMRGEGFDESDVRYRVEFFLSSGDDTPEGRIRIRGLEWEAGMAETLQKQAPRFSEAESVFSPVVFLHATAAIPHYEITEQQPGARDPSPARMGAREVCWSEDGFIETPLYDRGKLMPGNVVEGPAIVEAVDTTYVVREGWTYTVDAYCNGIFEEATA
- a CDS encoding hypothetical protein (Evidence 5 : Unknown function) — protein: MTKVISNVYKLIGRSIMDTFISYVKQVVYNGDY